The genomic region CTCATAATTTCGTTTTGTCTGTGATGAAGATAAATCAAATGGAATCCCGAGTTCTTCTAAGAGATCAAAACTTCCAAATCGTCCGCTCGCTGCTTTGTTACCATGTTTTGCGATTTTCACACCGCTCGCTGCAAGTACAAATGAGGAAATTGTCGAAGTATTGATTCTGCATAGGCCGGAGCCCCCTGTTCCGCAGACATCTACGGCTCCACTTATTTTTAAGTTTGTAGGAGACTTTGTTTGGAGGAATTCTACAGCCTTTGCCAACTCCTGCGGAGTGAGATCATTTTTGTTTTTCAGGAATTCTTCTTGCTGGTTCACGGTTAACTTTCCTTCCACACTTTTTCTCAAAAAAGCTTCTAAATCTTGCTCTTCACTTAAGTAGGTATCGATGAAATTCTTGAGAATTTTAAGTCCGCATTCTCCTTTCATAGTAAGAACAGACTCTGGATGAAATTGCACTCCTTCGATAGGCAGAGACTTATGACGGATTCCCATTACAATATCCTCATGAGTGGCTGATATTTCAAAACAATTTGGTATTTTATCTCCTGCGAGAGAGTGGTACCGACCTGCACTGAAATTCTGAGGTAAATCTTTGAAAATAGTTTTTCCATCATGCGCCATCTCTGAAGACTCCCCATGTACCGGATCAACAAATTTCAAACTGCCTCCGAAAAATTCAATAAAAGCCTCATGCCCAAGACATACACCTAGCATTGGATAATTTTTGTGATGTTTTTTAATTATTTTCATCATGTTACCGGCCTTTTTTGGGATAGATGGACCTGGTGAAAATACGATTGCATCTGGATGCAATTCTTCTACCTCCTGCGGAGTAATATTGTTCCTGTATACCAAAACTCTTACCCCTAGTCGTTTAAAATATTCTTTGAGGTTGAATGTGAAAGAATCAAAATTATCAATTATAAGTATGGTTTTCATGTTATTATTGGATTAGCAAATGTATCGATAAAAGCCTCTGCTTTATGCATAGTTTCCTGAAATTCTTTCTCAGGGACTGAACGGTATAACAAGGTCGCGCCGACTTGGAATCGAAGCTCCTCTCCACGAATATGAGCCGTCCGAATTATTATCCCACTATCCATTTCCCCTGAAAATGTGAGATAGCCAATCACACCACCATAGAAGCCTCTCCTTTCTTTTTCATGCTTTTCTATAGCATTCATTGCAGCAACTTTTGGAGTTCCGGTTAAGGTCCCTGCATTCAAGCAAGCTATCAAAGCATCGAGAGCTGTACAATCTTCATTTAGCTCACCAGTAAGGTGGGCTACTGTGTGCATCACCCTCGAATATTTTTCTACAAAACGATAATCACTAATTGTAACCCCAGGTTTACAAACACGACTTAGATCATTCCTCCCAAGATCTATAAGCATATCCAGCTCTGCACGTTCCTTGCTATCTGAAAGCAGACTTAACATATTTTCGTGATCTTCTATTGGATCGTTTCCACGCCGCGCTGTACCAGAAATAGGACGCATATGTACCTGCCCGTGCTCTGTGCGCACCATCATCTCTGGTGAAGCACCAACCAACTGCTCCTGCCCAAAATCGAAAAAGAACAAATAAGGAGATGGATTTACTTCGCTGTATCTCAAATAGAGTGCGTATGGCTCCCCTGCGAAATGAGCTTTTAAAATATTTGCAAATACCACCTCAAACAGTTCTCCTTCTTTGGAATATTTCTGAGCGATTTCAACTAATTTCTTATATTCATTTTTTGAGAGCGTGAGATTTGGATCTGTAATACTGTATTTGATTTCTTTTTCTTGTTTTTTTGTGATCTTTTTAAGCAGTGCTTTCACAGCCCCCTCTGCTTCCTTTTTAGATTGTCTGAAAACTATAACTTCTGAACGATCTTTTAAGTGATCGAAAAAGATAAAAGTATCATATAAGAAAAGATCAAAATCGTTGACTTCGTTTTTCGGATTTTTCTCTGAGATGTCTTCGAAAAGTCTAACAAAATCGTAACTGAATGCCCCATATAGCCCAAGATAGCTACGATCTTCTAGTTTGAATTTTCTTAGAATAGACCGAATGATTTGCGAAATATTCTTTTGTTTTGACCTCTGCGATTCCTCACAATTTGTATGCACACATTTGATTTTGCCAGAGATTTTTGATGCTGTTTTTTTGTAAAAATCACAGATCTGTAGATCTTTCTTGTTAATTTGTTTGAGAAAGTATTTCCCACGAGGATTGAGAGCTTCTATTTCAAAGTGATCATCCTTTCCAGTTATGCGTAAAGCTGGATCAACTCCAAGTAAACTGAGACGTCCATAAATCGGCGAAATATCTTTTGACTCAAATAAAAATTTATATTTGTAATCTTGATAAATCCCTTGAAATAATTTATTTGCTCTTTGGCAAGGAATCTCATGTACTCCCTCGACCAGTCCGTATTGTATTTTCTTGTAAACAGTCATAATTATAAATTTAAAAACTAAAAAACACCCCTTCTAGCAGAAGAGGTATGAACGAATAAAAAATCAAATATAGGTTATCGCCTCGTCTGCATATATAAACGAGTCCACCACCATACGTTATTTTGATTTATTCTTTTTCCCATATTTGTAACTTTAGAGTTGTTGTATAAATTTGGATTTTCCGTACTTCACTTCTCTAGATCCTCGACTGACCGTCCCTATACTCACATTAAGATTTTTTACTATTTCTCTCTGTGGGACACCTGCTTTTAGAGATTTTAGAATCTGTAACCTGAGCGCCAATTCTTCTAATTCATTTGGCGTAAACATGTTACTGAGAAAGTCCTTCGCCACTTGCAGATCACTGATCTCCGTCAGAGCTTCCGCCAATTCATTTTCATGTTTCTTACTCATAATCAATGTTCTATTGTAATAGTACGATGACATATTAAATTAAGTTCTGTGGGATGTCAAGTTTTTTTCTGAGAGTAGACCAGCACAAGTAATTGAAGGAACCGGTCAAGGGTGGGCAACTGAAGTAAATGGCAATGTTGCTGTTAATGCTGTGCCTGATCGTACAACTCTGTACGTCAGAGGTGGTGGTGCATTGAAAATCATGTGAGTAAAGGGTGCCCCACAGCAAATGCAGGGGTTTGAGGAAACAGGAATACCTACCTTGTCTTTTTGATGTCTGATTGACTATTGAAGTGTGATTTTCTAAACTCAAAGTGCTCTACCACTTGATCAAATAATCTTAATTAAATATGTTAAATCATAAAACTCAAAAACAGGTCGAGAAAGATTTAAATAAATTGTTTAAAAAATATAGTATTCAGGACAAAATCAACGTCGAGAAAGTAAAAAAATGAATTTGGAACGCAACTGGAGATGCCATGCAAGCTTCCAACAAATATCATAAGCAGTGTATGCGAGTTTTCCCTAAATTTTCTGATATCGATGAGCTCAATAACATACTGCAAGTTTTTGTGTCCGCATGGAACGCATTCCCACACAAAGCGCTTGGAGGTAAAGCTCCAAATGAGCTTTTTGAAAGTGCGATGATTGATGATGATACGGATGATAATCAGATGCCAATGGTACGTGTAGGTGATGAAGAAATGTCGTTCGATGAATTTCAATCAATGATTCAAAAAATGGAAAAGCTTCAGGAGCCTTTTAAATATTGGATTGATGAAGAGGCACTGCCGAAATATGAAAATTATCTTAAACAAATGGTGAAAAATACAAATTCACGAGAAAATCATTATGAAGTAGCTGATATATTTTTTCAAAGAGTACTACATGTGGGCTTTCTTACCCTGGAAGAAATTCGCACGGTTTTTATACAAGAAGAATTCCCTCATTGGTGGCCAACACATATCATGGACTCAAACCTGAATCCTTCCCAAGTAAGGAATTCTCTGAAGAAGTTGTTTACGTTTTTGGAGCTCGTTTATGAAATCGACGCAAGGGAATATGGATTTGAAAGGTAGACTGGGATAAAGCCACGTCCACTAAATCACCATGATTTACTGGACTTGACTCCACTAAACTGCTATGATTTAGTGGAATTGAAACTCAATATGGACCAAATCAAAAGACAAATAACGAAAGCGATTGAAGAACGACTTTTCAAGGAAAAGGCGATTGTGCTTTATGGACCGCGCCGCGCAGGAAAAACAACCCTCTGTAAACATATTCTCGCTAAACATGCTTCGAGCAAGTACTTTCTTTGCGATAATCCGGATGTCAAAGAGGCTCTCACGGACAAGACCGCTACAGAATTGAGAAATTTCATAGGAAATACGAATCTGGTAGTTCTTGATGAAGCGCAAAATATCCTAAATATAGGTACGACACTTAAGCTACTGGTGGACACCTACCCCGAACTCCAGATTATTGCAACGGGCTCATCAAGTTTTGACCTTGCAAATCACTTAGTGGAACCGCTTACGGGCAGGAAATATGAATTTGAATTATTCCCGCTGTCTTATCAAGAGATAGTTGCTCACAACGGTGAGCTTGAAGCGAAGCGAAACTTAGAACGAATGATGATCTACGGACTTTATCCGGATATTTACTTAAGTCCACAGGAATCGGCGCAAGAATTGATCGAAGAGATTAAATCCTCGTATTTGTTCAAAGATATTCTCACTTACAATGAAGTGAAAAACTCAGATGCACTAACGAAACTCCTGCAGATGCTCGCTTTGCAAATAGGAAGTGAGGTTTCATATTCCGAACTCTCGCGAAGCATCGGGATAGATATCAAAACAGTGAAAAGATATATAGATCTCCTTGAAAAAATCTTTGTAATCAAAATCTTACCAGCATTGAGTAGAAATATGCGTACAGAGATATCCAAATCCAGAAAGATATATTTTTATGACCTTGGTATCAGAAACGCTCTAATCAGAAATTTTAACCCACTTGAGATCAGAAATGATGCCGGTGGTCTTTTTGAAAACTTTTGTGTGATGGAAATGCTGAAAAACATTTCCAATGCACGTAAATTTGCCAATTTTTACTTCTGGAGAACATGGCAGCAACAGGAAGTGGATTTTATCGTTGAAGCTGATGGACAAATGCACGCCTACGAATTCAAATTAAACAAAATTCACACAAGCATGCCAAAAAGCTTTCACGATCTTTATCCAAAAGCGTCATGGAAAACCATACATCGAGGAAATATTAATGAGTTACTTATAAGTAGACTGTAAAAAACTTTGCATCCTCTCAATATTACCCTGGATGGATGAAACACCTATATACTTTACAAGTAAGTATTTTTCTAAATCAATCTTATCATGTAAATATTCGTCAATATCTCCCTGAGGCCCATACTTCTGTAAAAGCTTATCTTGTAACATTTTCATCTTCTCTATAACAAATCTCATAATATTCTTTTCATCAACTGACAAAGAGCCAGTTGTTTTATAAATTTGCTGCATGTAGGTAAACTTATAATCTAGATACATGTAGGCAAAATGAAGTGAGTCAGATTCTTTTTCTATTTTGGCATACGATCTCTCAATTTTCGGTACAGTATAGTGCTTATTTGTAAACATCTCTTTAACCGCTTTCAGGACGCCTCGGATTAGTTATTAATATTGAACCTGGAGAATATCCAATTTTTGGTAAATTAGGTCGCAGTGGAGATCGACTTGGCCTAATGCTCAAATATGCACCTGGGACAAGTCCAACAGCAGGAGTAACTTCTATCCCTACTGGCGGAACACCTAAGGTCTGGTCTCAGAAAAAAAATCCGGATCCGGGAACGGAAATCGAAATATCATTGAATGATCCGGAATATGGTGATTATTTAATGATCATGCCTTCGGGCGATAGTCGTGATGGCATCCTATCTCCTGTTGGAGTTGATTTCCAAGATTTCATGCTAAGTGCTCAAGACATACCTTGGCATAGAGGGCATCTCACAGGCATGCCTGAAATCCCTAAAGATTTAGATCTTCCAAGTCCAGAAGAACTACAGCTGTTCCAGAAAATCGTTCATTGCATTATTTCTCAGAAGCTCTACGTGGGCTACTCTTGGTCAAAGGATTTACCCCAACACCAGGAGAAATTGAACCAATTGTAACTAGTTATCATAATAATTTAAAAGAACGCATACAAGACCTTAGAATTAAACTTCCTGCTGAAACTCAAATTGAGTTACCAGCGCCACGAAAGCCACTTTGGAAAAGGCCTATGTTACCTATTTGGTCACCTGTAACAGAGTTGCCACAAAATGAAGTTGAAAAAAGTTGATCGTAGCCAATGGCCAGCTGCTCTATATGCAACTGGCCATTTTGACATAAAACCCTACAAATCATCTGTCAAACACCTGTTCCTTTCGCCATCACGAAGATTTCTAGTGATCTTGATTTTGAAATCATCTGTTAATTCGCCTATCTGTTCCTCCATTAAAAAGTTACAGCCATACACTTTTTTGTCTGGAGCTATTACAAAAAAGTTTGTACCAGCAGGACAGTACTTATTCTCATTTGCAAGTTCTTGCCCTTTGCCTTGCCGAGGACCAAAATTACCGTGTATTTGAACTGACAATTCATCTTTGTCATATTTCTGACGAGCCTTTTCAAAGGCTTCAATAACTTTTAGACGCTCTTCATCTGTTAAATTTCTTCTCACCTCATATTTTGCACTACCTGATTTCGTGTATTTCAAGAATTTTATCTCATCAGCGCCCATTTCATTGACACTCTTACACATAGCATCAATTGATTCATAATTCTCTGGCGTGATAGTCACTGCGATTTGAACCCTAAAACCCCTCTCTTTCGCCTCTTTCACAGCTCCCCTCACGATTCGCTCAGGCATACTTTGCAACTCATCTTGAATACCAAAGTGTAAACTCATCCTTACTTCTTTTATTCCGTTTTCTTCAAGCTTGTCAAAAACTTCTGGATTTCTAAACAAAATCAATCCATTGCTTAAGATATAGCTTTGCCCAGCCTCTTTGTACGCTTCCAAATACCCTAGATTTGTTAGAGTTTCGCTACCAGCTATGATTATTCTATATTTAGTTTTCAGCTCTTTCACGATTTTTAAAACATCTTCAGGTAACATAACTCCTTTATATGGAAGAAAGCAGTGAGTACATGCAATATTACAACTCGGTTTGTCATTTACCATTAAGAGCACCTTTGCCCTCTCAGTTTCTTGGATTATTGGTAATTTATTCATAAAATTTAATTTAAAATATAAAAAAACACCCCATTTTCAGAGGTGTAGATGCAAGTTCATATAACAAGCTCTATCGCTAAAACCTCTGAAGCGAATGGAACATATGATACCAAGCTGCTACTTGAAGAAACTTTTTTCTCACCAATTGTGTGGTTTGTTTACTTTGCATTTTTTTATACATCTTAAATCTAAATAGATTATGCCATGTGTCACTACGAATGTCAAAACTTTCACGCTAAAAAGACCATTTTTTTTATGATACTTTGCATAAAGGAATTCCAAAATCTCTTAAAACACGTGCAAATGCAGAAGTTCTATGCTATACTTCTGATAGAGGTATGAAGAAATTAGATGACAGATAATTGAATAGTAGCTCGAAGAAGAATAAATAACATAAAAAAGAATGAAGAAAACGAAGAAAGAACGAAATTGCGCTTTTATCGATGCGCAAAATTTGCATATGTCGATCGAAGCAATGGGTTGGAGACTTGATTACAAGCTCTTCCGCACTTATTTGCAAGAACACTATAATGTAAAAAAAGCCTACATGTTCATGGGCTTCAAACCAGATGAACAACATATGTACGAGGCCCTAAGCGAGTATGGATATGACTTGGTTTTC from Candidatus Peregrinibacteria bacterium harbors:
- a CDS encoding anthranilate synthase component I family protein, with product MTVYKKIQYGLVEGVHEIPCQRANKLFQGIYQDYKYKFLFESKDISPIYGRLSLLGVDPALRITGKDDHFEIEALNPRGKYFLKQINKKDLQICDFYKKTASKISGKIKCVHTNCEESQRSKQKNISQIIRSILRKFKLEDRSYLGLYGAFSYDFVRLFEDISEKNPKNEVNDFDLFLYDTFIFFDHLKDRSEVIVFRQSKKEAEGAVKALLKKITKKQEKEIKYSITDPNLTLSKNEYKKLVEIAQKYSKEGELFEVVFANILKAHFAGEPYALYLRYSEVNPSPYLFFFDFGQEQLVGASPEMMVRTEHGQVHMRPISGTARRGNDPIEDHENMLSLLSDSKERAELDMLIDLGRNDLSRVCKPGVTISDYRFVEKYSRVMHTVAHLTGELNEDCTALDALIACLNAGTLTGTPKVAAMNAIEKHEKERRGFYGGVIGYLTFSGEMDSGIIIRTAHIRGEELRFQVGATLLYRSVPEKEFQETMHKAEAFIDTFANPIIT
- a CDS encoding Trp family transcriptional regulator, giving the protein MSSYYYNRTLIMSKKHENELAEALTEISDLQVAKDFLSNMFTPNELEELALRLQILKSLKAGVPQREIVKNLNVSIGTVSRGSREVKYGKSKFIQQL
- a CDS encoding ATP-binding protein — protein: MDQIKRQITKAIEERLFKEKAIVLYGPRRAGKTTLCKHILAKHASSKYFLCDNPDVKEALTDKTATELRNFIGNTNLVVLDEAQNILNIGTTLKLLVDTYPELQIIATGSSSFDLANHLVEPLTGRKYEFELFPLSYQEIVAHNGELEAKRNLERMMIYGLYPDIYLSPQESAQELIEEIKSSYLFKDILTYNEVKNSDALTKLLQMLALQIGSEVSYSELSRSIGIDIKTVKRYIDLLEKIFVIKILPALSRNMRTEISKSRKIYFYDLGIRNALIRNFNPLEIRNDAGGLFENFCVMEMLKNISNARKFANFYFWRTWQQQEVDFIVEADGQMHAYEFKLNKIHTSMPKSFHDLYPKASWKTIHRGNINELLISRL
- a CDS encoding radical SAM protein, whose amino-acid sequence is MNKLPIIQETERAKVLLMVNDKPSCNIACTHCFLPYKGVMLPEDVLKIVKELKTKYRIIIAGSETLTNLGYLEAYKEAGQSYILSNGLILFRNPEVFDKLEENGIKEVRMSLHFGIQDELQSMPERIVRGAVKEAKERGFRVQIAVTITPENYESIDAMCKSVNEMGADEIKFLKYTKSGSAKYEVRRNLTDEERLKVIEAFEKARQKYDKDELSVQIHGNFGPRQGKGQELANENKYCPAGTNFFVIAPDKKVYGCNFLMEEQIGELTDDFKIKITRNLRDGERNRCLTDDL